The following proteins come from a genomic window of Oncorhynchus clarkii lewisi isolate Uvic-CL-2024 chromosome 23, UVic_Ocla_1.0, whole genome shotgun sequence:
- the LOC139381863 gene encoding neurotrypsin-like, which yields MMDKDALKGIFSLSFAWCFLVSVSGEVISQDGYLNTMQSAAPLSCSEGFTELGYYNGSVSQTDSGSPCLKWTEFPDYVLQYPGRGLGDHSYCRNPDRESNPWCFFRQSSGAIGWAYCDCHQGAARLVGGSSPQSGRLEVYLNGQWGAVCDTHWTDRDASVICKQLGLGEIGTALQHSYFGPGSGLFHYERLGCRGNENTLLDCRSRKFVTSDCNHGNEAGVVCAAPEGNGAPLRLVGGLEDFEGRVEVYHDGRWGTICDDQWDDIDAEVVCRQLGLGGVPKAWTWAHFGQGSGPILLDGVQCTGNELSLEECPHNNWQQHNCDHMEDAGVSCNPYTDGVVRLVGSDSPWEGRLEVYHSGDWGTVCDDNWTEHHAQVVCRQLGFRGRAEVTSDGLYGEGTGLILLDEVQCKGSEATLLACGHAEWGRHDCSHSEDVGVRCERGGETNEVPGLPRIAGPLVRLVAGESRKEGRVEVFLNGQWGSVCDDGWNDVNAAVVCRQLGFVGVSKARSMAYFGAGKGPIHLDNVRCMGAEVSLGECPAEGEDAHDCKHSEDAGVICDYVPEPVGDGAIITQTCGMRPNTQRRRRRIIGGDKSIRGDWPWQVSLWLKSQSKGNHPLCGATLINSCWVLTAAHCFKRFGGDSSRYVLRLGDYHTEERDDFERSLSPERIIIHRKYHSQGWEYDIALLRLKGTEGNCVAFNPHTNSACLPAPGSKWGKRPAACVITGWGITDSEYSRTLLQAWVPLLPSWKCKKRYGERYTSRMLCAGSLSDRRRVDSCQGDSGGPLVCQGEGGRWVLTGVISWGHGCGDPSFPGVYTRVSRFLRWIDQVTNNPPRI from the exons GTCATCTCTCAAGATGGCTACCTAAATACTATGCAGAGTGCAG CTCCTCTGTCCTGTTCAGAAGGCTTCACTGAGCTGGGCTACTACAACGGCTCTGTGTCTCAGACTGACTCTGGCTCGCCCTGCCTGAAGTGGACAGAGTTCCCAGACTACGTCCTGCAGTACCCAGGCCGGGGGCTGGGCGACCACAGCTACTGCCGTAACCCTGACCGCGAGTCCAACCCCTGGTGCTTCTTCCGCCAGAGCTCTGGAGCCATCGGCTGGGCCTATTGCGACTGCCACCAGG gagCTGCCAGGTTGGTAGGTGGGTCCTCTCCTCAGAGCGGGCGTCTGGAGGTATACCTAAATGGCCAGTGGGGGGCGGTATGTGACACACACTGGACCGACCGCGATGCCAGTGTGATCTGCAAACAGCTTGGACTGGG TGAGATCGGCACGGCCCTCCAGCACTCCTACTTCGGGCCCGGCTCTGGACTCTTCCACTATGAACGCCTTGGCTGCCGTGGCAACGAAAACACTCTGCTGGATTGCAGGAGTCGGAAGTTTGTCACCAGCGACTGTAACCATGGAAACGAAGCGGGGGTGGTGTGTGCTGCACCTGAAG GCAATGGCGCCCCCTTGAGGTTGGTAGGTGGCCTGGAGGACTTCGAGGGTCGTGTGGAGGTGTACCATGATGGGAGGTGGGGCACCATCTGTGATGACCAGTGGGATGACATCGATGCTGAGGTGGTCTGTCGGCAGCTGGGACTGGG GGGTGTACCGAAGGCTTGGACGTGGGCTCACTTTGGCCAGGGCTCTGGTCCCATCCTCCTGGATGGGGTGCAGTGTACAGGCAACGAGCTCTCCCTGGAGGAGTGTCCCCACAACAACTGGCAACAACACAACTGTGACCACATGGAGGATGCTGGCGTGTCCTGTAACCCATATACAG ATGGTGTAGTACGGCTGGTGGGGTCTGACAGTCCCTGGGAAGGTCGTCTGGAGGTGTACCACTCTGGGGACTGGGGTACGGTGTGTGACGACAACTGGACTGAGCACCACGCACAAGTGGTGTGTAGACAGCTGGGCTTCAG AGGGCGTGCAGAGGTGACATCAGACGGGCTGTACGGAGAGGGCACAGGGCTGATCCTGCTGGATGAGGTGCAGTGTAAAGGCTCAGAGGCCACCCTGCTTGCCTGCGGGCACGCCGAGTGGGGTCGCCATGATTGCTCCCACAGCGAGGACGTAGGGGTGCGCtgtgagagggggggagagaccaATGAGGTGCCAGGGTTGCCACGCATCGCAG GCCCTCTGGTGCGACTGGTTGCTGGAGAGAGCCGGAAGGAGGGGCGTGTGGAGGTGTTTCTGAACGGCCAATGGGGGAGCGTGTGTGATGACGGCTGGAATGACGTCAATGCTGCAGTGGTTTGCAGGCAGTTGGGATTTGT TGGGGTGTCGAAGGCTCGCTCCATGGCATATTTTGGAGCAGGCAAGGGCCCCATCCACCTGGACAATGTGAGGTGCATGGGGGCTGAGGTGTCCCTGGGGGAGTGTCCGGCCGAGGGAGAGGACGCCCATGACTGCAAGCACAGCGAAGATGCAGGGGTCATCTGTGACTACGTCCCCGAGCCGGTGGGAGATGGCGCCATAATAACGCAGACCTGCGGCATGAGACCAAACACACAGCGCCGCAGGAGGAGGATAATTGGAGGGGACAAGTCAATCAG GGGGGACTGGCCATGGCAGGTGTCTCTGTGGCTCAAGTCCCAGTCCAAAGGGAACCATCCACTGTGTGGAGCCACGCTCATCAACTCCTGCTGGGTCCTGACTGCTGCACACTGCTTCAAGAG gTTTGGCGGGGACTCATCGCGCTACGTGCTGCGACTGGGTGACTAccacacagaggagagggatgaCTTTGAGCGCAGCCTGTCCCCGGAGCGCATCATCATTCACAGGAAGTACCACAGCCAGGGCTGGGAGTATGACATTGCCCTGCTTAGACTGAAGGGCACCGAAGGCAACTGTGTGGCCTTTAACCCTCATACCAACTCAGCCTGCCTCCCTGCGCCTGGCAGCAAGTGGGGGAAGAGGCCAGCCGCCTGTGTCATCACAGGGTGGGGCATCACAG aCTCGGAATACTCCCGTACCCTGCTGCAGGCCTGGGTTCCCCTGCTGCCCTCCTGGAAGTGTAAGAAGCGATATGGCGAGCGCTATACCAGCCGCATGCTGTGTGCGGGCAGCCTGTCGGACCGTCGGCGCGTGGACAGTTGCCAGGGTGACAGCGGTGGTCCCCTGGTGTGTCAGGGAGAGGGGGGCCGCTGGGTGCTGACGGGGGTCATCTCCTGGGGTCATGGCTGTGGTGACCCCTCCTTCCCTGGGGTGTACACGCGGGTCAGCAGGTTCCTGCGCTGGATTGACCAAGTCACCAACAACCCTCCAAGGATCTGA